A genome region from Bacillota bacterium includes the following:
- the floA gene encoding flotillin-like protein FloA (flotillin-like protein involved in membrane lipid rafts), translated as MEVLISSVVFIAVAVIALSVLFSFIPLGLWISALAAGVKISIVTLIGMRLRRVPPARIINPMIKASKAGLNVNINSLEAHYLAGGNVDRVINALIAAHRAAIDLGFERAAAIDLAGRDVLEAVQMSVNPKVIDTPLVAAVAKDGIELKAKARVTVRANIDRLVGGAGEETIIARVGEGMVTTIGSSLDHKAVLENPDSISRTVLNKGLDAGTAFEILSIDIADVDVGQNIGARLETDRAEADKRIAQAKAEERRAMAVAREQEMKAVVQEMRAKVVEAEAEVPQALASALEKGNMGVLDYYSLQNVISDTKMREAISRTQGAHEAKGPEKK; from the coding sequence ATGGAGGTCCTCATAAGCAGCGTCGTTTTCATTGCGGTTGCCGTGATAGCCCTATCCGTTCTCTTTAGCTTCATCCCCCTGGGTCTATGGATCTCGGCCCTGGCGGCTGGGGTCAAGATCAGCATAGTCACCCTCATCGGTATGAGGCTGCGGCGGGTTCCACCGGCACGGATCATCAACCCCATGATCAAGGCTAGCAAGGCAGGGCTGAACGTGAATATCAACAGCCTTGAGGCTCACTACCTGGCTGGTGGTAACGTGGACCGGGTGATAAATGCCCTGATCGCAGCACACAGGGCGGCAATAGACCTGGGGTTCGAGCGGGCAGCCGCCATCGACCTGGCTGGCCGCGACGTGTTGGAAGCGGTGCAGATGAGCGTGAACCCCAAGGTAATCGATACGCCGCTTGTAGCAGCGGTGGCCAAGGACGGCATCGAGCTAAAGGCAAAGGCAAGGGTGACAGTGAGGGCCAATATAGACCGCTTGGTGGGTGGCGCTGGCGAGGAGACCATCATAGCCCGGGTGGGAGAGGGAATGGTCACCACCATCGGCTCATCCTTGGACCACAAGGCGGTACTGGAGAACCCCGACTCCATCTCCCGGACCGTTCTCAACAAGGGCCTCGATGCCGGCACGGCCTTTGAGATACTGTCCATCGACATTGCCGACGTGGATGTTGGCCAGAACATCGGGGCGAGGCTGGAGACGGACAGGGCCGAGGCGGACAAGCGCATCGCCCAGGCCAAGGCCGAGGAACGCAGGGCCATGGCCGTTGCCAGGGAGCAAGAAATGAAGGCCGTCGTCCAGGAGATGAGGGCCAAGGTCGTGGAGGCTGAGGCCGAGGTGCCCCAGGCCCTGGCCTCAGCGCTGGAGAAGGGCAACATGGGAGTACTGGACTACTACAGCCTCCAGAATGTCATCTCCGACACCAAGATGAGGGAGGCCATCTCCCGGACTCAGGGAGCCCATGAGGCAAAGGGCCCCGAGAAGAAGTAG
- a CDS encoding NfeD family protein: MRRRLCLVAVALFLVLLGVLPCAAAQEVSTVHVVPLKGEIGGGMVRYLRRAFTEAERAGADAIILEIGTLGGFVNSALDIRDMITDSPVPVHALVKGRAWSAGALVAVSCEKLMMVPGSSIGAAEPRPLEAKTLSAWKAEMEATAERRGRDPRIAGAMVDASVEIPDLVTKGEVLTLGAKKALEIGFIDGLADGIPQVLAALGLEGAQVSVAGPTPAERLAQTVTHPAVAPILLTVGFLGLILEVFTAGWGIPGTVGLVALFLYFGGALLAGVPGIWIVAMFLAGVILLFVEAVIPGFGVFGLAGITAMIISIYLASATDPQALRSLMVAVVATVVLGAVLGRYALKKGLWTRLSLPISLSTEEGYVPTAIRRDLVGRQGVALTPLRPAGLADIEGERIDVVTEGGYALAGAGVRVTKVEGGRVVVRVLKDEELGGQ; this comes from the coding sequence GTGCGCCGTAGGCTTTGCCTAGTGGCCGTTGCCCTCTTTTTGGTCCTCCTGGGGGTATTGCCCTGCGCTGCCGCCCAGGAGGTTTCCACGGTTCACGTGGTTCCCCTTAAGGGTGAGATCGGCGGGGGCATGGTGAGGTACCTGCGCCGGGCTTTTACGGAGGCCGAGCGGGCGGGGGCTGATGCCATCATCCTGGAGATCGGCACCCTGGGAGGCTTCGTCAACTCTGCCCTGGACATCCGTGACATGATTACGGATTCCCCTGTACCGGTCCATGCCCTCGTAAAGGGGAGGGCATGGTCGGCGGGAGCCCTCGTAGCGGTGTCCTGCGAAAAACTGATGATGGTTCCAGGCTCCAGCATTGGGGCAGCGGAACCCCGGCCCCTGGAGGCGAAGACGCTCTCAGCGTGGAAGGCGGAAATGGAGGCCACCGCTGAGAGACGGGGGAGGGACCCCCGGATCGCTGGTGCCATGGTGGACGCCAGCGTCGAGATCCCAGACCTGGTGACAAAGGGAGAGGTCCTCACCCTGGGGGCGAAGAAGGCCCTGGAGATCGGTTTCATTGACGGCTTGGCTGACGGCATACCCCAGGTGCTGGCAGCCCTGGGACTTGAGGGTGCCCAGGTGAGTGTGGCTGGGCCCACGCCCGCTGAGAGATTGGCGCAGACTGTCACGCACCCCGCTGTGGCGCCCATCCTCCTGACCGTGGGTTTCTTGGGACTCATCCTTGAGGTGTTCACGGCAGGGTGGGGCATACCGGGGACAGTTGGCCTTGTAGCGCTGTTTCTCTACTTTGGTGGGGCCCTCCTGGCGGGTGTGCCGGGGATCTGGATTGTAGCGATGTTCCTGGCCGGTGTGATACTGCTCTTCGTAGAGGCAGTGATCCCAGGCTTCGGTGTGTTCGGGTTGGCGGGCATAACAGCCATGATCATCAGTATCTACCTGGCTTCGGCCACGGATCCCCAGGCACTCCGGTCACTCATGGTGGCCGTGGTGGCCACTGTGGTGCTCGGCGCGGTGCTCGGCCGCTATGCCCTGAAAAAGGGCCTTTGGACAAGGCTTTCCTTGCCCATCTCCCTAAGCACGGAAGAGGGTTATGTGCCCACCGCCATCCGGAGAGACTTGGTGGGTAGACAGGGTGTTGCCCTTACCCCCCTCCGGCCGGCAGGGCTTGCCGACATTGAGGGTGAGCGCATCGATGTTGTCACTGAGGGGGGCTATGCCCTGGCAGGCGCTGGGGTGAGGGTGACCAAGGTGGAAGGCGGCAGGGTGGTCGTAAGGGTTCTCAAAGACGAAGAACTGGGAGGTCAGTGA
- a CDS encoding GatB/YqeY domain-containing protein produces MDLKTRLLEDMQRSMKQREAGRFRLGVIRLARAAIKNAEVAQGRELDDAGVTEALAKEVKLRRDAVEEYQRLDRPDAVARLQEEIAVLLEYLPRQMSGDEVASVARRVMAEVGARGPGDLGRVMGRLIPEVRGKADGTLVRATVERLLAEETQ; encoded by the coding sequence TTGGATCTTAAGACCAGACTCCTTGAGGACATGCAACGCTCGATGAAGCAAAGAGAGGCGGGCAGGTTTCGCCTCGGTGTCATCCGCCTGGCCCGGGCTGCCATAAAGAACGCCGAGGTTGCCCAGGGGCGCGAGCTGGATGATGCCGGGGTGACTGAGGCCCTGGCCAAAGAGGTCAAGTTGCGCCGGGATGCCGTGGAGGAATACCAGAGGTTAGACAGGCCTGATGCCGTGGCCAGGCTCCAGGAGGAAATTGCGGTCTTGCTGGAGTACCTGCCGCGGCAGATGAGTGGTGATGAGGTTGCCAGTGTGGCCCGGCGCGTGATGGCAGAGGTTGGCGCCCGGGGGCCTGGGGACCTGGGCCGGGTCATGGGAAGACTCATACCTGAGGTCCGGGGGAAGGCTGACGGAACCCTGGTGCGCGCCACCGTTGAGAGGCTTCTTGCAGAAGAGACCCAGTAA
- the rpsU gene encoding 30S ribosomal protein S21, with amino-acid sequence MPEVRVGKNETLDSALRRFKRQCQKSGVLAEARKREHYEKPSVRRKKKSEAARKRKYR; translated from the coding sequence GTGCCGGAAGTACGTGTAGGCAAGAACGAGACCCTCGACAGTGCCCTTCGCCGTTTCAAGAGGCAGTGTCAAAAGTCCGGCGTGCTGGCCGAGGCCAGGAAGCGGGAGCACTACGAGAAGCCCAGTGTACGCCGCAAGAAGAAGTCTGAGGCGGCGAGGAAGCGCAAGTACAGGTAA
- a CDS encoding histidine triad nucleotide-binding protein produces MRDCVFCRIARGEAPASIVYQDERVVAFRDLNPKAPVHVLVIPREHYTSIMELPEEGRLLECLLLAIKEVARATGVQGGFRSVVNCGARGGQTVGHLHFHVLGGRFMRWPPG; encoded by the coding sequence GTGAGAGACTGCGTGTTCTGCCGCATTGCCCGGGGCGAGGCACCTGCAAGCATTGTGTACCAGGATGAACGGGTAGTAGCCTTCAGGGACCTAAACCCCAAGGCCCCAGTGCACGTCTTGGTGATCCCCCGTGAGCACTACACCAGCATAATGGAACTGCCCGAGGAGGGTAGACTCCTGGAGTGCCTCCTCCTGGCCATCAAGGAGGTGGCCAGGGCCACCGGGGTCCAGGGAGGCTTCAGGTCCGTGGTGAATTGCGGGGCCAGGGGCGGGCAGACGGTGGGCCATCTCCACTTCCACGTCCTTGGCGGGAGATTCATGCGCTGGCCACCGGGTTAG
- a CDS encoding D-alanine--D-alanine ligase family protein, with translation MRLRVGVLLGGRSGEHEVSVLSAGSILAALDTSRFDIIPIGITGEGRWLLLKDLEAVKARGRVEKGDGTHVYLAPEPMEGALLGPGLREVAQVDVVFPVLHGTFGEDGTIQGLLEVAGVPYVGGGVLASSVGMDKAMMKVLFQAKGIPTVRFSTVPRRRWRQDPGGVCEEAEDLYGYPVFVKPANLGSSVGVTKAKNREDLEGALETAALYDTKILVEEAVVAREVECGVLGNSHPEASIPGEIIPCREFYDYNAKYIDGRSELLIPAPLPPAVAQEVQELSLAAFQAIDCSGMARVDFFITETKVLVNEINTIPGFTYISAYPKMWEASGVSYSQLLSRLVDLAMERHEERASLVTSYRRQEPGGPL, from the coding sequence TTGAGGCTCAGGGTCGGGGTGTTGCTAGGAGGGCGTTCTGGAGAACATGAGGTATCGGTGCTGTCGGCGGGCTCCATCTTGGCTGCCCTGGACACATCCAGATTTGATATCATACCGATAGGGATCACAGGTGAGGGAAGGTGGCTTCTCCTCAAGGATCTGGAGGCCGTAAAGGCTAGGGGCAGGGTGGAGAAGGGCGACGGCACCCACGTGTACCTGGCCCCTGAGCCCATGGAAGGAGCGCTGCTGGGGCCGGGGCTCCGAGAGGTGGCACAGGTAGACGTGGTGTTCCCGGTGCTCCACGGTACCTTTGGGGAGGACGGCACGATCCAGGGTCTCCTGGAGGTGGCTGGCGTTCCCTATGTAGGGGGTGGGGTGCTCGCTTCCTCGGTGGGCATGGACAAGGCAATGATGAAGGTCCTCTTCCAGGCGAAGGGCATACCAACGGTGAGGTTCTCCACAGTCCCCAGGAGAAGGTGGCGCCAGGACCCCGGAGGCGTATGCGAAGAGGCCGAGGACCTGTACGGGTACCCCGTCTTTGTCAAGCCAGCCAACCTGGGCTCCAGCGTAGGCGTGACCAAGGCCAAGAACCGCGAGGACCTGGAGGGGGCGCTGGAAACCGCTGCCTTGTACGATACGAAGATCCTGGTGGAGGAGGCAGTGGTTGCACGAGAGGTCGAGTGCGGGGTTTTGGGAAACAGCCATCCAGAGGCCTCGATCCCGGGGGAGATCATACCGTGCCGCGAGTTCTACGACTACAATGCCAAGTACATCGACGGCAGGTCAGAGCTGTTAATCCCCGCGCCCCTGCCACCGGCCGTCGCCCAAGAGGTGCAGGAACTCTCCCTGGCAGCCTTCCAGGCAATTGATTGCTCTGGGATGGCCCGGGTGGACTTCTTCATCACTGAAACGAAGGTTCTGGTGAACGAGATTAACACCATACCTGGGTTCACCTACATTAGCGCGTACCCCAAGATGTGGGAGGCCAGCGGCGTCTCGTACTCCCAGCTCCTGTCCAGGCTGGTGGACCTGGCTATGGAGAGGCACGAGGAAAGGGCAAGCCTGGTAACCTCCTACCGGAGGCAGGAACCTGGCGGCCCGTTGTAG
- the mtaB gene encoding tRNA (N(6)-L-threonylcarbamoyladenosine(37)-C(2))-methylthiotransferase MtaB, protein MSKIAIATLGCKVNQYDSQALAEAFKAEGFEVVPFSSKADVYIINTCAVTARSESKCRQLIRKTIRRSPGSIVAVTGCYSQVRQSEVATLPGVCLVSGTQDRLGLVKKVRRALAGEPLSMPVKGETWDWEEAPVRTHQGRHRAYVKVQDGCDQCCSYCIVPVARGPSRSRPVGRVLDEVTRLEEAGYREIVLSGIHLGHYSGGLTQLVRSVIAVTGSARIRLSSIEPEEVGDDLLDAMASNPRVCRHLHVPLQSGSDRVLGLMNRRYTSWEYLDTVKKARAAMPDLGLSTDVMVGFPGEDEADFQDTVSVVKAAGFSRLHVFRYSERPGTPAASMPAKVSPKVKEARSGMLQELGAELAMDFHRGLRGTRVEVLVEGVAGGLLKGHSSSYVEVRFPGPPGLAGSLVWVMVKEALPQYVVGRHDDAKERP, encoded by the coding sequence GTGTCCAAAATAGCCATAGCCACCTTAGGCTGCAAGGTTAACCAATACGACTCCCAGGCCTTGGCCGAGGCCTTCAAGGCCGAGGGGTTCGAGGTGGTCCCCTTTTCCTCCAAGGCTGACGTCTATATCATCAACACGTGCGCGGTGACGGCCAGGAGTGAGTCAAAGTGCCGCCAGTTAATCCGGAAGACCATAAGACGAAGCCCCGGTTCCATAGTGGCTGTCACGGGCTGCTACTCCCAGGTCAGGCAATCAGAGGTTGCCACCTTGCCCGGGGTATGCCTGGTTTCTGGCACCCAGGACAGGCTAGGGCTTGTAAAGAAGGTGCGCAGGGCCCTGGCAGGTGAACCCCTTAGCATGCCGGTCAAGGGCGAGACATGGGACTGGGAGGAGGCACCCGTCAGAACCCACCAGGGCAGGCACAGGGCCTACGTCAAGGTGCAGGACGGTTGCGACCAGTGCTGTTCCTACTGCATAGTACCTGTAGCCCGTGGCCCGTCCAGGTCAAGGCCGGTGGGCAGGGTCCTGGATGAGGTCACTCGCCTGGAGGAAGCGGGATACCGGGAGATCGTGCTCTCCGGGATCCATCTCGGCCACTATTCGGGGGGACTCACCCAGCTAGTCAGGTCAGTGATTGCTGTTACCGGGTCCGCCAGGATACGCCTGAGCTCCATCGAACCTGAGGAGGTAGGCGATGACCTCCTTGATGCCATGGCATCCAACCCTCGGGTGTGCCGGCACCTTCACGTGCCGCTGCAGAGTGGTTCCGATCGGGTGCTGGGCCTGATGAACCGCAGGTATACGTCCTGGGAGTATCTTGACACGGTGAAGAAGGCCAGGGCTGCCATGCCGGACCTGGGGCTGAGCACGGATGTGATGGTGGGGTTCCCGGGAGAGGACGAGGCGGACTTCCAGGACACAGTGAGCGTGGTGAAAGCGGCAGGGTTCTCACGCCTCCACGTGTTCCGCTACTCCGAGCGGCCGGGCACGCCTGCGGCATCCATGCCCGCCAAGGTGAGCCCTAAGGTGAAGGAGGCCAGGAGCGGCATGCTCCAGGAGCTCGGCGCGGAACTGGCCATGGACTTTCACCGGGGGCTTCGGGGAACCCGGGTGGAGGTCCTGGTCGAAGGGGTCGCGGGCGGTCTCCTCAAGGGCCACTCCTCCTCCTACGTTGAGGTTCGGTTTCCCGGGCCACCTGGCCTAGCTGGGAGCCTGGTGTGGGTCATGGTGAAGGAGGCACTTCCCCAATACGTAGTGGGGAGACATGATGACGCAAAGGAGCGACCTTGA
- a CDS encoding arsenate reductase ArsC encodes MSSPVKRILFVCVENSNRSQMAEAFARIHGGLDVEAYSAGSRPSGVVNPRAVEAMREVGYDLSTHASKSLAELPDVEFDLVVTMGCGDACPAVRARRREDWAIPDPRSLLPEEFRKIRELIERKVKGAVAATSGRV; translated from the coding sequence ATGAGTTCCCCGGTGAAACGCATCCTGTTCGTATGTGTGGAGAACTCGAACCGAAGCCAGATGGCCGAAGCTTTCGCCAGGATCCATGGTGGCCTCGACGTTGAGGCGTACTCGGCGGGTTCGCGCCCGTCAGGGGTAGTCAATCCACGGGCGGTGGAGGCGATGAGAGAGGTGGGCTATGACCTCAGCACCCACGCGTCGAAGTCGCTTGCTGAACTCCCCGACGTCGAGTTCGACCTGGTCGTGACCATGGGATGCGGTGATGCCTGTCCCGCGGTACGCGCCCGGCGGCGCGAGGACTGGGCTATCCCCGACCCCAGAAGCCTGCTGCCGGAGGAGTTCCGCAAGATACGTGAGTTAATCGAACGGAAGGTGAAAGGGGCTGTCGCCGCCACGAGCGGCCGAGTTTGA
- a CDS encoding ABC transporter substrate-binding protein — MTAGIRREYRTFFPMSAGLSPQSGRGRVSPLCLTAAIVTALLMAGCVPQKQAPPRSEMTRIVVADAPTTHHLNLYVAQEKGLFAKHGVKVEIVTVESLSAARDAVIAGTADVFWSCPTVAIAAVGGGAPIRTIAQVKTPCTSVLLVPPGSPIREYHDLAGSTIAGISPACEAVIAISGAARQAGASFNLVKLGGGPALAALKAGQVDGAILEEPHASIAELAGFRVMFREAADAIPCRTINARTAFITDNAAALRRMIRAVEEANAIINADPTASTIVDIAHVYTGAPVDAIAHGNWRLRFTTRLDVAGLCDLGDELVAMGHIRECPGQDMFAREFRGITWD, encoded by the coding sequence ATGACCGCTGGTATTCGACGTGAGTACCGGACCTTCTTCCCCATGTCAGCGGGACTCTCTCCGCAATCCGGCCGCGGCCGGGTGAGTCCCCTCTGCCTCACTGCGGCAATCGTGACGGCGCTGCTGATGGCCGGATGCGTGCCGCAAAAGCAGGCACCCCCCCGCTCTGAGATGACCCGCATCGTCGTCGCCGACGCCCCGACTACTCACCATCTCAACCTGTATGTGGCGCAGGAGAAAGGCTTGTTCGCCAAACACGGCGTAAAGGTCGAGATCGTCACCGTCGAAAGCCTGTCCGCCGCGAGGGACGCGGTGATCGCGGGGACGGCGGACGTGTTCTGGAGTTGCCCGACCGTGGCCATCGCCGCTGTCGGCGGCGGAGCACCCATCAGGACCATAGCCCAGGTGAAGACACCCTGCACGTCAGTCCTGCTCGTGCCGCCCGGTTCGCCGATCCGCGAGTACCATGACCTCGCCGGAAGCACCATTGCCGGAATATCACCCGCTTGCGAGGCGGTCATCGCCATCAGCGGCGCAGCGCGGCAGGCCGGGGCGAGTTTCAATCTCGTCAAGCTCGGCGGCGGGCCGGCACTGGCTGCGTTGAAGGCCGGGCAGGTCGACGGGGCCATCCTCGAGGAACCACATGCCAGCATCGCAGAACTGGCCGGATTCAGGGTGATGTTCCGCGAGGCTGCAGATGCTATACCGTGCCGCACCATCAATGCCCGGACCGCCTTCATCACGGATAACGCGGCTGCGCTGCGGCGGATGATCCGGGCGGTGGAAGAAGCCAACGCCATCATCAATGCCGACCCCACAGCCTCCACGATCGTGGACATCGCCCACGTTTACACGGGCGCACCGGTGGATGCGATCGCCCATGGCAACTGGCGACTCCGGTTCACCACCCGTCTTGACGTAGCTGGGCTGTGTGACCTAGGTGATGAACTCGTCGCTATGGGCCACATCAGGGAATGCCCCGGGCAGGACATGTTCGCACGGGAGTTCCGGGGGATAACTTGGGACTGA
- a CDS encoding ABC transporter substrate-binding protein has product MRRHLFTGMLGIALAVSATAVWGLTPAGHPPIELGHAGGPLLAPLYLAAGQELFAEEGLGVEIRRFGSAADVGYALLSGRIDAALLEPSPSFRLLNEHDWADIKVSGAVRFPYGATVVVREALDLRLGDLEGRKVAASSRSCQLLAEFRQDAERLGVNTGEINFVYLDFALMLPALEAGRVDAIVTRSSLALLAQDAGHHVLYQNWDVQPGDACCPLYLAQVEYFLLVRGVADRDVAMLDAALRRASGQRVAELRRAVIEATGFDLPRTFPVAHYSGLGEELGRELGGWAWAAK; this is encoded by the coding sequence ATGCGACGTCATCTCTTCACCGGGATGCTGGGGATCGCGCTGGCCGTGTCAGCGACGGCGGTGTGGGGCTTAACTCCCGCCGGGCATCCTCCCATTGAACTCGGCCACGCCGGCGGACCACTGCTTGCGCCCCTTTACCTTGCAGCCGGCCAAGAGCTATTTGCCGAGGAAGGCCTGGGGGTCGAGATCAGACGGTTCGGTTCGGCCGCCGACGTGGGCTATGCGCTTCTCTCCGGCCGCATAGACGCCGCCTTGCTCGAACCATCCCCCTCCTTCCGGCTGCTCAATGAGCATGACTGGGCGGATATCAAGGTTTCAGGCGCGGTGAGATTCCCTTATGGGGCGACGGTGGTGGTCAGGGAAGCCCTCGACTTGCGACTTGGGGACCTCGAAGGCCGGAAGGTCGCCGCCAGCTCGCGCTCCTGCCAGCTGCTCGCGGAGTTCCGTCAGGACGCTGAGCGGCTGGGAGTGAATACGGGAGAGATCAACTTCGTGTACCTCGATTTCGCCCTCATGCTACCGGCACTTGAGGCAGGTCGGGTCGATGCTATCGTGACCCGGTCTTCCCTGGCTCTCCTGGCCCAGGATGCAGGTCACCATGTTCTTTATCAGAACTGGGATGTACAGCCGGGAGATGCCTGCTGCCCCCTGTATCTGGCCCAGGTGGAGTACTTTCTCTTGGTGAGGGGGGTGGCCGATCGGGACGTGGCGATGCTCGATGCAGCGCTCCGTCGCGCATCCGGCCAACGGGTAGCTGAACTCCGCCGGGCGGTCATCGAGGCCACGGGGTTCGACCTTCCCCGGACTTTTCCGGTAGCCCACTATTCGGGGCTCGGCGAGGAACTAGGACGGGAGCTGGGGGGATGGGCTTGGGCCGCCAAATGA
- a CDS encoding ABC transporter permease, with protein sequence MGRQMTYETRGLNLVAREIGLFFRGVVGNTLTAESLTIFLPLLILWEVLPRLNVVPAALLPPPSVVAMAFGDLAANHDLGAHVAASMLRFGLGFALAVVIAVPIGTLMGWNQFLRRHTLPLLQILAPIPPPAWVPITIILLGIGLPMQVFLVFLGAFYPVLFNTYQGVKDTDPRYVASARAFGASELTLITRVYLPHALGFVVMGIKLGIALGLVMLVISEMVGAHSGLGWLLVESKDFFRIDRMMVAMLVLGFTGWFLIEIMKYIEAKVAVWKVGRQA encoded by the coding sequence TTGGGCCGCCAAATGACGTACGAGACCCGAGGTCTGAACCTCGTGGCCAGGGAGATCGGCCTGTTCTTCCGAGGGGTAGTCGGGAACACCTTGACCGCCGAATCCCTTACCATCTTCCTGCCCCTGCTCATCCTATGGGAGGTGTTGCCGCGCCTAAATGTAGTCCCTGCAGCGCTCTTACCCCCACCGTCGGTGGTGGCGATGGCCTTCGGAGACCTTGCCGCCAACCACGACCTGGGGGCTCATGTCGCCGCCAGCATGCTCAGGTTCGGCCTCGGATTCGCCCTCGCGGTGGTCATCGCCGTGCCCATCGGCACCTTGATGGGCTGGAACCAGTTCCTGCGCCGCCACACCCTGCCTCTGCTCCAGATACTGGCGCCCATACCCCCGCCGGCCTGGGTGCCCATCACCATAATCCTCCTGGGCATAGGCCTACCCATGCAGGTGTTCCTAGTCTTCCTGGGCGCCTTCTATCCCGTGCTGTTCAACACCTACCAGGGAGTCAAGGATACGGACCCTCGCTATGTCGCGTCCGCCCGGGCCTTCGGCGCGAGCGAGTTGACCCTCATCACTCGCGTTTACCTCCCCCATGCCCTTGGCTTCGTTGTCATGGGGATTAAACTCGGCATTGCTCTGGGTCTCGTGATGCTGGTGATCTCGGAGATGGTCGGCGCCCATAGCGGGCTCGGCTGGCTCCTCGTCGAATCGAAGGATTTCTTCCGCATCGACCGGATGATGGTGGCAATGCTGGTCCTCGGATTCACCGGTTGGTTCCTGATCGAGATCATGAAGTACATCGAGGCCAAGGTGGCCGTGTGGAAGGTGGGGCGGCAGGCATGA
- a CDS encoding ABC transporter ATP-binding protein — protein sequence MIEARGITKFFPVVNPRGIAEGNTALVSVSLKVDAGEFLAIVGTSGSGKSTFLEILAGLQAPTEGEVYVEGKRVLEPLPGTRREMEAYRRKYRFLSPIVNSTFRDMPKSDTAIVFQDGGLFPWMTALENVVFVLKLRGMARRERVAWARKYLSLVGLKEGENKYPAQLSGGMRQRVALARALSVEPKIILMDEPFAAVDAASRQHLQEDLTRLWQAMGQTIVFVTHDVEEAILLANRVVVFSPAPGTVRNTIDVGLPRPRHLFRRQIDDLKHRIMEIYRFDATGEVLDYAI from the coding sequence ATGATCGAGGCGAGGGGGATCACCAAGTTCTTCCCCGTGGTCAATCCACGAGGAATAGCCGAGGGGAACACCGCCCTGGTATCCGTGTCGCTGAAGGTCGACGCCGGCGAGTTCCTTGCGATAGTCGGCACCAGCGGTAGCGGCAAGTCGACTTTCCTCGAGATCCTGGCCGGGCTGCAGGCGCCAACCGAGGGCGAAGTATACGTGGAAGGGAAACGGGTGCTGGAGCCCCTCCCCGGTACCCGGCGGGAAATGGAGGCATATCGCAGGAAGTACCGTTTCCTGTCGCCCATTGTCAACAGCACCTTCCGGGACATGCCCAAGTCCGACACAGCGATCGTCTTCCAGGATGGCGGACTGTTCCCCTGGATGACGGCACTGGAGAATGTGGTGTTCGTGCTGAAGCTTCGCGGGATGGCGCGGAGAGAGAGGGTGGCGTGGGCAAGAAAGTATCTTTCCCTGGTAGGTTTGAAAGAAGGGGAGAACAAGTATCCCGCCCAGCTCTCCGGGGGCATGCGCCAGCGGGTCGCCCTGGCCCGTGCCTTGTCGGTCGAGCCCAAGATAATCTTGATGGATGAGCCGTTCGCGGCCGTGGACGCCGCTTCCCGGCAGCATCTGCAGGAGGACCTGACTCGCTTGTGGCAGGCGATGGGCCAGACGATTGTGTTCGTGACCCATGATGTCGAGGAGGCGATCCTGCTCGCCAACCGGGTGGTGGTCTTCTCGCCTGCTCCCGGCACGGTGCGGAACACGATCGACGTAGGACTGCCGCGGCCCCGGCATTTGTTCCGCCGGCAGATTGACGACCTGAAACACCGGATCATGGAGATCTACCGTTTTGATGCCACAGGGGAGGTGCTGGATTATGCCATATGA